One stretch of Novosphingobium pentaromativorans US6-1 DNA includes these proteins:
- the cheB gene encoding chemotaxis-specific protein-glutamate methyltransferase CheB: MHDARVLVVDDSAAMRALFCDVLEQTKNIRVVGTAANAAEARDQIAELMPNVVTLDVEMPGMSGIEFLEEIMTTNPLPVVMLSSLTQSGTETSLKAFELGAVECFPKPLKATPEQFAKTVGKLGKIVLAAANSNVRDKPRNRGPKAEAEAGGYASNGKIAAFSASMGGVDALTEVLSHYPKNCPPTVIILQTEPALAQMFIDRANKDFPCAVKAAADGAELSSGTVYIASDPGKHVIVEPGAPAKLRLVERDPVEGFRPSATLLFGSIARASMPAIGAVLTGMGEDGAKGLKLLQAAGWRTLAQDRNTATVPQAPAAAVEAGAVDSELRLEDLAADILANCGSEG, encoded by the coding sequence ATGCATGACGCCCGCGTACTGGTAGTCGACGATTCAGCGGCTATGCGCGCCCTGTTTTGCGATGTTCTAGAGCAGACTAAGAACATTCGCGTCGTCGGCACGGCCGCCAATGCCGCCGAGGCCCGCGACCAGATCGCGGAATTGATGCCGAACGTAGTCACGCTCGACGTCGAGATGCCCGGAATGAGCGGCATCGAATTTCTCGAAGAGATCATGACCACCAACCCGCTGCCCGTCGTCATGCTGTCCAGCCTTACCCAGAGCGGCACCGAAACATCGCTCAAGGCATTCGAACTGGGCGCGGTGGAATGTTTCCCCAAGCCGCTCAAGGCAACGCCGGAGCAGTTCGCCAAGACGGTGGGCAAACTGGGCAAGATCGTGCTGGCCGCGGCCAACTCCAACGTGCGCGACAAGCCGCGCAACCGCGGCCCCAAGGCCGAAGCGGAAGCCGGCGGCTATGCCAGCAACGGCAAGATCGCGGCATTCAGCGCCTCCATGGGCGGCGTCGACGCGCTGACCGAAGTGCTCTCGCATTATCCCAAGAACTGCCCGCCGACCGTGATCATCCTGCAGACCGAGCCGGCGCTGGCGCAGATGTTCATCGACCGCGCCAACAAGGACTTCCCCTGCGCGGTAAAGGCCGCCGCAGACGGTGCGGAGCTGAGCTCCGGCACGGTCTACATCGCTTCCGATCCGGGCAAGCACGTCATCGTCGAACCCGGCGCGCCGGCCAAGCTGCGCCTTGTCGAGCGCGATCCGGTCGAAGGCTTCCGTCCTTCGGCAACGCTGCTGTTCGGCTCGATCGCTCGCGCCTCGATGCCCGCCATCGGCGCGGTGCTGACCGGCATGGGCGAAGACGGCGCTAAGGGCCTGAAACTGCTGCAGGCCGCAGGCTGGCGCACGCTTGCCCAGGACCGCAACACCGCCACCGTCCCGCAGGCGCCGGCAGCGGCGGTCGAGGCCGGCGCGGTCGACAGCGAACTGCGCCTCGAGGATCTTGCGGCCGACATCCTCGCGAATTGCGGCTCTGAAGGCTGA
- a CDS encoding protein-glutamate methylesterase/protein-glutamine glutaminase, with protein sequence MTIRVLIVDDSATMRAILMSRLRQQPDIEVVGAASDAAEGRAMIKSLDPDVVTLDIEMPGMNGLDFLEKIMTLRPTPVIIVSGATREGNEVTARALALGAVDCYSKYDPSGKLAFEDGGRLAGMIRQAAQISYEKPGKSPSAAPSAGSKAIRRDARLIAVGSSTGGVEALQVLLRDFPQDCPPTVIVQHVNPRFAPAIARTLDQVCPAKVGVAVHDMPLRPGHVYLAAEADHHLLVKGGDVLYAKLRKGEPISGHVPSVDALFHSVAQYVGAGAVGILLTGMGQDGAKGLLAMSEAGAHTIVQDESTCIVFGMPRAAISLGAARVVAPINRIAHHALSMAA encoded by the coding sequence ATGACGATCCGGGTTCTCATCGTCGACGACTCAGCGACCATGCGTGCCATCCTGATGTCGCGCCTGCGCCAGCAGCCTGACATCGAAGTGGTCGGCGCCGCTTCCGATGCCGCAGAAGGGCGGGCCATGATCAAGAGCCTCGATCCCGACGTGGTGACGCTCGACATCGAGATGCCGGGTATGAACGGCCTCGACTTCCTCGAGAAGATCATGACCTTGCGCCCGACCCCGGTGATCATCGTCTCGGGCGCCACGCGCGAAGGCAACGAGGTTACGGCGCGCGCGCTCGCGCTAGGTGCGGTCGATTGCTATTCGAAGTACGATCCCAGCGGAAAACTCGCATTCGAGGACGGCGGCCGGCTGGCCGGGATGATCCGTCAGGCCGCACAAATATCCTATGAAAAGCCGGGCAAGTCTCCTTCGGCCGCGCCAAGTGCCGGCAGCAAGGCGATCCGTCGCGATGCCCGGCTGATCGCGGTGGGCTCCTCCACCGGCGGGGTCGAGGCGTTGCAGGTCCTCCTGCGCGACTTTCCGCAGGATTGCCCGCCCACGGTCATCGTCCAGCATGTCAACCCGCGCTTTGCACCGGCGATCGCGCGTACGCTCGACCAGGTCTGCCCGGCCAAGGTCGGCGTTGCGGTGCATGACATGCCGCTGCGGCCAGGCCACGTCTACCTCGCCGCCGAGGCTGACCATCACCTGCTGGTGAAGGGCGGTGACGTACTCTACGCCAAGCTGCGCAAGGGTGAGCCGATCTCCGGCCACGTACCCAGCGTCGATGCCCTGTTCCATTCGGTAGCCCAATATGTCGGCGCCGGAGCGGTGGGCATCCTGCTGACAGGAATGGGCCAGGACGGCGCCAAGGGCCTGCTCGCGATGAGCGAGGCGGGCGCACACACCATCGTCCAGGACGAAAGCACCTGCATAGTCTTCGGCATGCCTCGCGCGGCCATCTCGCTGGGAGCGGCGCGCGTCGTCGCCCCGATAAACCGTATCGCGCACCACGCGCTCAGCATGGCGGCCTGA
- a CDS encoding STAS domain-containing protein translates to MNSIILPARCDRAAAEAIWPELVAAMGGSPTAIDGSGVEHVGQAVLQLLVSARRSDGGATIVPSPALLDAAQLTGLTAELFEESEL, encoded by the coding sequence ATGAACAGTATTATCTTGCCGGCGCGCTGTGACCGCGCCGCTGCCGAAGCGATATGGCCGGAACTGGTTGCGGCGATGGGCGGCAGTCCGACCGCGATTGACGGTTCGGGTGTGGAGCACGTCGGCCAGGCGGTGCTTCAGCTCCTCGTGTCCGCGCGCCGCAGCGACGGCGGCGCGACCATCGTGCCGTCACCGGCACTTCTCGATGCGGCCCAATTGACAGGCCTCACCGCGGAACTCTTCGAAGAGAGCGAACTATGA
- a CDS encoding CheR family methyltransferase, which yields MSASPATTEPIPGVSPDIYSAADFQAVSEIVYRAVGIVLQQGKAMLVYSRLAPLVRQAGCVTFSRYIELIRSDADELNRAVASLTTNHTFFYREAHHFEHLRREARPRLLAKLGDRQPVRLWSAGCSSGEETWSMVMTLLGPERQVGLNLMRSDLRVLASDVAPHAIAKAEAGVYAEKEVQPVPEDLRKAWARIEGGNVSMSDAIRSIVRFRLLNLLGDWPMKGQFDVIFCRNVMIYFDNPTKERLVQRFVDALVPGGFLYIGHSERVTGPAQRQLDLVGPTIYQRSAA from the coding sequence ATGAGCGCTTCGCCCGCCACGACTGAGCCGATTCCCGGCGTCAGCCCGGACATCTACAGTGCGGCCGATTTCCAGGCCGTATCCGAGATCGTCTATCGGGCCGTCGGCATCGTGCTCCAGCAAGGCAAGGCGATGCTCGTCTATTCGCGCCTCGCTCCGCTCGTGCGCCAGGCCGGGTGCGTCACGTTCTCGCGCTACATCGAGCTGATCCGCTCTGATGCCGATGAACTGAACCGCGCCGTGGCCTCGCTGACGACCAACCATACCTTCTTCTACCGCGAAGCACATCATTTCGAACACTTGCGGCGCGAGGCGCGTCCGCGCCTGCTTGCCAAGCTGGGCGATCGGCAGCCGGTTCGGCTGTGGTCGGCGGGTTGCTCCAGCGGGGAAGAGACATGGTCGATGGTCATGACCCTGCTCGGTCCCGAACGGCAGGTAGGCCTCAACCTCATGCGCAGTGACTTGCGCGTTCTGGCCAGCGACGTCGCGCCGCACGCCATCGCGAAGGCAGAAGCGGGGGTCTATGCGGAAAAGGAAGTGCAGCCGGTGCCCGAGGACTTGCGCAAGGCCTGGGCGCGCATCGAGGGCGGCAATGTTTCGATGTCCGATGCGATCCGTTCGATAGTGCGATTTCGCCTGCTCAACCTGCTGGGCGACTGGCCGATGAAGGGTCAGTTCGACGTCATATTCTGCCGGAACGTCATGATCTATTTCGATAATCCTACCAAGGAGCGTCTCGTGCAGCGCTTCGTCGATGCCCTCGTCCCCGGCGGTTTTCTCTACATCGGTCACTCCGAACGCGTGACCGGACCCGCCCAGCGCCAGCTCGACCTTGTCGGGCCCACCATCTACCAGAGGAGCGCTGCATGA
- a CDS encoding response regulator, protein MSRTTRVLTVDDSASMRALLNHALSTNGFEVSQADDGVSALEWLAVNEVDVVITDINMPRLDGFGLIEQVRGGTRHRDRPILVLTTESSDEKKARARAAGATGWIVKPFDTDKLVAAVRRVAH, encoded by the coding sequence ATGTCCAGGACAACCAGAGTTCTAACCGTTGATGACAGTGCCTCTATGCGCGCGCTGCTCAATCACGCCCTGTCCACCAACGGCTTCGAGGTTTCGCAGGCCGACGACGGCGTATCCGCGCTGGAATGGCTGGCGGTAAACGAAGTCGATGTCGTGATCACCGACATCAACATGCCGCGCCTCGACGGCTTCGGCCTGATCGAGCAGGTGCGCGGCGGCACCCGCCACCGGGATCGCCCGATCCTGGTGCTGACCACCGAAAGTTCTGACGAGAAGAAGGCGCGTGCCCGCGCCGCCGGTGCGACCGGCTGGATCGTCAAGCCTTTCGATACCGACAAGCTCGTCGCGGCCGTGCGCCGCGTCGCCCACTGA
- a CDS encoding DHA2 family efflux MFS transporter permease subunit → MAGAPTAPAEAVPGEAPPRPLSGMRLILAGFVLAMANFIVVLDLTIANVSVPHIAGGLAVSVSSGTWVITSYAVAEAICVPLTGWLAGRFGALRVFLFSISGFALFSALCGLSGSLGMLVLFRLGQGFCGGPLMPLSQTLLLRIFPKEMHSRAMAMWAMTVVTAPIAGPIIGGWISDNWSWEWIFLINVPLAIPIVLGVAALLRGAETPTRKLPIDTIGLLLLVTWVGAFQMMLDLGREEDWFSSTKIVILACTGAIFFAAFVIWELTEKHPIVDLKVLRHKGFSAATLSLMIGFGTYFASVVVIPQWLQTSMGYTATEAGFVMAFGGVLAVAASPLVPALMQKFDPRLLVFVGILWIGFCSWMRTYWSTDSTFWIVSMPQLLQGLGVSLFFVPLTTISLAAVNIEETATASGIANFGRTLAGALATALVTTYWNDSGRMDTAEMVGTLNGAEQLSNTLQQQGFSAEQAAATIAQIVQQQGLAVGTTHLFGVAAIVLVVAAMTIWIAPRPPKDMKPQAGH, encoded by the coding sequence ATGGCTGGCGCGCCCACAGCACCTGCCGAGGCAGTTCCGGGCGAGGCACCACCTCGCCCGCTGTCCGGAATGCGGTTGATCTTGGCCGGCTTCGTGCTGGCCATGGCAAATTTCATCGTCGTGCTGGACCTTACGATTGCCAACGTCTCGGTTCCGCACATTGCCGGCGGCCTCGCGGTTTCGGTTTCAAGCGGTACCTGGGTCATCACCTCCTACGCGGTCGCCGAGGCGATCTGCGTGCCCTTGACGGGCTGGCTGGCAGGACGCTTCGGAGCCTTGAGGGTCTTCCTGTTCTCGATTTCGGGATTTGCCCTTTTCTCTGCCCTTTGCGGGCTTTCGGGTTCGTTGGGAATGCTGGTCCTGTTCCGTCTGGGGCAAGGGTTCTGCGGCGGACCGCTGATGCCGCTCTCGCAGACTCTCCTGCTGCGGATCTTCCCCAAGGAAATGCATTCGCGGGCGATGGCGATGTGGGCGATGACGGTCGTCACCGCGCCGATTGCAGGACCGATCATCGGTGGCTGGATCAGCGATAACTGGTCGTGGGAGTGGATTTTCTTAATCAACGTGCCGCTTGCCATCCCGATCGTTCTCGGCGTTGCCGCCCTCCTGCGCGGGGCAGAAACCCCGACGCGCAAGCTGCCCATCGACACGATCGGCCTGCTGCTTCTGGTGACCTGGGTCGGCGCCTTCCAGATGATGCTGGATCTTGGCCGCGAGGAAGACTGGTTCAGTTCGACCAAGATCGTGATCTTGGCGTGTACGGGGGCCATCTTCTTTGCCGCGTTCGTGATCTGGGAATTGACTGAAAAGCACCCTATCGTGGACTTGAAGGTGCTGAGACACAAGGGATTTTCGGCAGCCACGTTGTCGCTGATGATCGGTTTCGGGACATACTTCGCCTCTGTCGTCGTCATCCCGCAATGGTTGCAGACATCGATGGGATATACCGCGACCGAAGCTGGTTTCGTGATGGCCTTCGGCGGCGTTCTTGCCGTTGCCGCGTCTCCACTCGTCCCCGCGCTCATGCAGAAGTTCGACCCGCGCCTCCTGGTGTTCGTCGGCATCTTGTGGATCGGTTTCTGTTCATGGATGCGCACGTACTGGTCGACGGATTCGACGTTCTGGATCGTGTCCATGCCCCAGCTTCTGCAGGGGCTAGGGGTTTCCTTGTTCTTCGTGCCGCTGACCACGATCAGCCTGGCCGCCGTAAACATCGAGGAAACCGCCACCGCTTCGGGTATCGCCAACTTCGGGCGAACCCTGGCCGGCGCATTGGCGACGGCTCTGGTGACGACTTACTGGAACGACTCCGGGCGCATGGACACCGCTGAGATGGTCGGAACGCTGAATGGCGCCGAGCAGTTGTCCAACACCCTGCAGCAGCAGGGCTTCAGCGCCGAACAGGCCGCGGCGACGATTGCCCAGATTGTGCAGCAGCAAGGCTTGGCCGTGGGTACCACACACCTGTTTGGCGTTGCCGCCATTGTTCTGGTGGTGGCTGCCATGACGATCTGGATTGCGCCGCGTCCGCCCAAGGACATGAAACCCCAGGCCGGGCACTGA
- a CDS encoding chemotaxis protein CheA, with translation MSPEEIQQIFFAECEESLAAAESGLAACQAGTQDADTVNAVFRAVHSIKGGAGAFGYVALQAYTHTFETLLSDVREGLVAIESKLVDLLLRALDTLSDHVEAAREGGDAPADAALISEMEASMAANAGGAPEAAVEPAVEPEVSEPDTTDSDAEGSADYELDLDALLDDLTAGFDPAPAKAAEAAPEKRWKVHLRPHSGAMRNGSEPLLMVREIASLGGECVHCDVSQVPPLDAFDPAQGYLGWTFSMPEAASEDSVREIFDFIGDDCALAFGEDADIPEVKIVAAAPKPAPAPAPAAPAPVSEAKVAAPQPATPVAAAQPEPVPVQEAPGDVGAKAAQAAPPAPPAGGQSIRIDLFKLDRLIDLVGELVIAQAMLVQRLGANGITANEELSLLETLTRDIQESAMSIRAQPISSVFSRVPRILRELASSTGKHVKLDVIGETTELDKTVIERLGEPLTHLIRNAVDHGIESAEDRIAAGKAPEGTLTLSAEHRSGRILISIADDGAGINRERVLAKAVEKGIVSAEAQLSAEEIDNLIFAPGFSTAQTVSNISGRGVGMDVVRQNVKDLGGRITIDSTPGKGTTFILTLPLTLAISDGMIVNVGDQTLVVPLASVVESLRPGDGEVQGLGSNRNMLNVRGRFIPIVSLRSALGASSGALTPDEGVLIVVDTESTGQAALLVDEIQDQRQFVIKSLATNFRPVDGVAGATILGDGRVALIVDVDGLVSNAVPGQERQAA, from the coding sequence ATGAGCCCTGAGGAAATCCAGCAGATATTCTTTGCCGAATGCGAGGAATCGCTGGCGGCCGCTGAAAGCGGTCTTGCCGCCTGCCAGGCAGGAACGCAGGACGCCGATACGGTCAATGCGGTTTTCCGCGCGGTGCACTCTATCAAGGGCGGCGCCGGTGCCTTCGGTTATGTTGCGCTTCAGGCCTATACCCATACGTTCGAAACGCTGCTTTCCGATGTCCGCGAGGGGCTCGTGGCGATCGAGAGCAAACTCGTCGACCTGCTGCTCAGGGCACTCGATACGCTTTCGGACCATGTCGAGGCTGCACGCGAAGGGGGCGATGCGCCGGCCGACGCGGCCTTGATCAGCGAAATGGAAGCGTCCATGGCGGCCAATGCCGGCGGCGCTCCCGAAGCGGCGGTTGAGCCCGCAGTCGAGCCGGAGGTCAGCGAGCCGGATACGACCGACTCGGATGCGGAAGGCAGCGCCGACTACGAACTCGATCTCGATGCACTGCTCGACGATCTGACGGCAGGCTTCGATCCGGCCCCGGCCAAGGCCGCCGAAGCCGCACCGGAGAAGCGCTGGAAGGTCCATCTTCGTCCGCATTCGGGCGCCATGCGCAATGGCAGCGAACCGCTGCTGATGGTGCGTGAAATCGCCAGCCTTGGCGGCGAATGCGTGCACTGCGACGTCTCGCAGGTGCCTCCGCTCGATGCCTTCGATCCGGCGCAGGGTTACCTGGGCTGGACGTTCTCGATGCCCGAGGCGGCCAGCGAGGATTCGGTTCGCGAGATCTTCGACTTCATCGGTGACGACTGCGCGCTCGCATTCGGCGAGGACGCGGACATTCCTGAAGTGAAGATCGTTGCAGCGGCTCCCAAGCCTGCACCTGCCCCTGCACCGGCTGCGCCCGCACCCGTGAGCGAAGCGAAGGTCGCTGCCCCGCAGCCGGCAACACCTGTCGCTGCTGCGCAGCCCGAACCGGTGCCGGTTCAGGAAGCGCCCGGCGACGTTGGTGCGAAGGCTGCCCAGGCTGCGCCGCCGGCTCCCCCGGCAGGTGGCCAGTCGATTCGCATCGATCTGTTCAAGCTCGATCGCCTGATCGACCTCGTGGGCGAACTCGTGATCGCGCAGGCCATGCTCGTCCAGCGCCTCGGTGCCAACGGCATCACGGCGAACGAGGAGCTTTCGCTGCTCGAGACGCTGACCCGCGACATCCAGGAAAGCGCGATGTCGATTCGCGCGCAGCCGATCTCGAGCGTCTTCAGCCGGGTGCCGCGCATCCTGCGCGAACTGGCATCCTCGACCGGCAAGCATGTGAAGCTCGACGTCATCGGCGAGACTACCGAACTCGACAAGACGGTGATCGAGCGTCTGGGCGAACCGCTCACGCACCTTATCCGCAATGCCGTCGACCACGGCATCGAGAGTGCCGAGGACCGCATCGCCGCCGGCAAGGCCCCGGAAGGAACGCTCACGCTTTCGGCAGAGCATCGTTCGGGCCGCATCCTCATCTCGATTGCCGACGACGGCGCCGGCATCAATCGCGAGCGCGTGCTGGCAAAGGCCGTGGAGAAGGGCATCGTCAGCGCCGAAGCGCAGCTGTCCGCCGAGGAGATCGACAACCTGATCTTCGCGCCCGGCTTCTCGACCGCGCAGACGGTTTCGAACATCTCCGGTCGCGGTGTCGGCATGGACGTCGTGCGCCAGAACGTGAAGGACCTTGGCGGTCGCATCACAATCGACAGCACGCCGGGCAAGGGCACGACCTTCATCCTGACCCTGCCGCTCACTCTCGCGATTTCGGACGGCATGATCGTCAACGTCGGCGACCAGACACTGGTCGTTCCGCTCGCCAGCGTGGTCGAAAGCCTGCGTCCGGGCGACGGCGAAGTGCAGGGGCTTGGCTCCAACCGCAACATGCTCAACGTGCGCGGCCGCTTCATTCCCATCGTGTCGCTGCGTTCGGCACTGGGCGCGTCGAGCGGCGCGTTGACGCCCGACGAAGGCGTCCTGATCGTCGTCGATACCGAAAGCACCGGTCAGGCCGCGCTGCTTGTCGATGAAATTCAGGACCAGCGCCAGTTCGTCATCAAGAGCCTGGCTACCAACTTCCGCCCGGTCGACGGCGTTGCCGGCGCTACAATCCTGGGCGACGGACGCGTGGCGCTGATCGTCGATGTCGACGGCCTCGTCTCCAATGCCGTTCCCGGACAGGAGCGCCAGGCTGCATGA
- a CDS encoding HlyD family efflux transporter periplasmic adaptor subunit, which produces MSDDVQELPAEDENGANEASVIDERRRKPLLIGLAVAVLAIGTLYFLYDIFLGGRSVSTDNAYVAGDSAQVTPLTSGQVAEVLVTDTQPVRKGQMLFRLDDTDQKIALAQAEADFAAAQRRYSQSLANNSALGAAADASTQQIASARARVESAAASLAKAQADYRRRAALADSGAVSAEELMSAREALTSAEAAARQANAALDEAQANAISSRKKEQASVALTEGTTVETAPEIRLAKAKLAQAMLDLKRTVVRAPVDGVVAKRSIQVGQKIATGSVAMIVVPVNRLYVNANFKEDQLGRVRSGQSAKVTSDFYGDDVTYHGKVVGFAGGTGAAFSLIPAQNATGNWIKVVQRLPVRIELDPKELKEHPLRIGLSMEAEIDLTDSE; this is translated from the coding sequence ATGAGTGACGACGTGCAGGAACTGCCTGCGGAAGACGAGAACGGAGCCAATGAGGCCAGCGTTATCGACGAGCGCCGGCGCAAGCCGCTGCTGATCGGTCTCGCTGTCGCCGTTCTGGCGATCGGAACCCTTTATTTTCTTTATGACATTTTCCTTGGCGGTCGTTCGGTGTCCACCGACAATGCCTATGTGGCCGGCGATTCCGCGCAAGTGACGCCGCTGACCAGCGGCCAGGTCGCCGAAGTTCTGGTGACCGACACGCAGCCGGTCAGGAAAGGGCAGATGCTCTTCCGGCTCGACGATACCGACCAGAAGATTGCGCTGGCCCAGGCCGAAGCCGATTTCGCCGCCGCCCAGCGTCGCTATTCGCAGTCGCTTGCCAACAACAGCGCTCTGGGCGCTGCAGCCGATGCGAGTACGCAGCAGATCGCGTCTGCCAGGGCGCGCGTCGAATCCGCGGCTGCATCGCTCGCGAAGGCGCAAGCGGATTACAGGCGGCGCGCGGCTCTCGCCGATAGCGGAGCGGTATCCGCGGAAGAACTGATGAGCGCCCGCGAAGCGCTTACTTCAGCCGAGGCCGCTGCGCGTCAGGCGAATGCCGCGCTCGACGAGGCACAGGCCAACGCCATCAGCTCGCGCAAGAAGGAACAGGCGTCCGTCGCCTTGACGGAAGGCACGACCGTCGAGACAGCACCGGAAATCCGTCTCGCGAAGGCGAAGTTGGCGCAGGCCATGCTCGATCTGAAGCGCACCGTCGTGCGTGCACCTGTCGACGGCGTGGTCGCAAAGCGTTCGATCCAGGTCGGTCAGAAGATCGCGACGGGCTCGGTCGCGATGATCGTCGTCCCGGTGAATCGCCTCTACGTGAACGCGAATTTCAAGGAGGACCAGCTCGGCCGCGTGCGTTCGGGACAGAGCGCGAAGGTGACCTCGGACTTCTACGGCGATGACGTCACCTATCACGGCAAGGTCGTCGGATTTGCCGGCGGCACCGGTGCGGCATTCTCGCTGATCCCGGCGCAGAACGCGACGGGTAACTGGATCAAGGTCGTGCAGCGTCTTCCGGTTCGCATCGAGCTGGATCCCAAGGAACTGAAAGAGCATCCGCTGCGCATCGGTCTGTCGATGGAAGCTGAAATCGATCTGACGGATTCGGAGTAA
- a CDS encoding chemotaxis protein CheW: MQRELITFQVSGQVFALDIMQIREIRAWSPVTPMPRVPSYVAGVVNLRGTVLPVVDLAARLGWPATEATPRHAIIVCQVNGQAQGLIVESVSDIVTFDSETLQAPPSTGNDSVVPFLEGLAAIDDNMVMVLDLQALSSAEDGLMAA; this comes from the coding sequence ATGCAACGCGAACTGATCACTTTCCAAGTTTCCGGCCAGGTCTTTGCGCTGGACATCATGCAGATCCGCGAAATCCGCGCCTGGAGCCCGGTTACGCCCATGCCGCGCGTTCCCAGCTACGTCGCGGGCGTCGTCAACTTGCGCGGTACCGTGCTGCCGGTCGTCGACCTGGCCGCTCGCCTGGGCTGGCCCGCTACCGAAGCGACGCCGCGCCACGCGATCATCGTGTGCCAGGTCAACGGGCAGGCGCAGGGCCTGATCGTCGAATCGGTTAGCGACATCGTCACATTCGACAGCGAAACGCTGCAGGCGCCGCCCTCGACCGGCAACGACAGTGTCGTGCCTTTCCTCGAAGGGCTTGCCGCGATCGACGACAACATGGTCATGGTCCTCGATCTCCAGGCGCTCAGCTCCGCCGAAGACGGCCTGATGGCGGCCTGA
- a CDS encoding chemotaxis protein CheD: protein MNAIITSGATVRLTVLQGQFKVSSGPRVELSTVLGSCVATCLYDPEIELGGMNHFLLPEPPSGRNPGEVDVHYGVYLMEMLINEMLSYGAHKNRLRAHLYGGANIRAGMQQIGTANAEFARGFLRSERIELVREDLGGANARRVDFRPASGKVRCRTVASSDAPEIQAPPMIRQAPRGEVELF from the coding sequence ATGAACGCGATCATCACGAGCGGGGCCACTGTCCGCCTGACCGTTCTGCAGGGGCAGTTCAAGGTCAGTTCCGGGCCGCGCGTCGAACTCAGCACGGTGCTGGGCAGCTGCGTCGCCACCTGCCTTTACGATCCTGAAATCGAACTGGGCGGCATGAACCATTTCCTCCTGCCCGAGCCGCCGTCTGGCCGAAATCCGGGTGAGGTGGACGTCCATTACGGCGTTTACCTCATGGAAATGCTGATCAACGAAATGCTGTCCTACGGCGCACACAAGAATCGTCTGCGGGCGCATCTCTATGGCGGCGCGAACATTCGCGCCGGCATGCAGCAGATCGGCACTGCCAATGCCGAATTTGCCCGCGGTTTCCTGAGGAGCGAACGCATCGAACTGGTGCGCGAGGACCTGGGAGGCGCCAATGCGCGCCGCGTCGATTTTCGCCCGGCATCCGGAAAGGTCCGCTGCCGTACCGTCGCCTCCTCGGATGCACCCGAGATCCAGGCACCACCCATGATCCGCCAGGCACCGCGTGGCGAAGTCGAACTGTTCTGA